Genomic DNA from Candidatus Nitronereus thalassa:
AGCCGGCCTAAACACGGGCCTTCCCGAAGCATGTATTTCTCGGGCAATGGCCCCAATCATCTTTCCTGCCTCTCGAGCCTCGCCTTCTAGAGTCGTGGTCATGACGAGTGGATTAAGGCCCTCCAATTTGGCTTGAGTGGCGATAGCTTCTACCGTCAGACGATTATTTCCGATAATTTCATGATGAATTCGAGCCGATTTCTTGGCTTTACGTTTAGTTGTATCGGCCATATGAGCTTTGATTCCCTTCTCAAGATGAAGACGCACCGCTGAAGACACGCGATTCCATATCTGATAGTGCTGGAGGATCTCTCGTGCCTCCAGACAGGTGCTAGGGTTGGGGACAGTTGGTCCAGACCCGATGGTCGCCAGATCATCCCCCAAAACATCCGAGAGAACGAGAGAAACAATCGTGGCTGACGTCGCGGATGCCAACTGTCCGCCTTTTATCGAAGAAAGATGTTTCCGTACGACATTGATTTCATGAATGGTAGCCCCACAGCGAAGCAACATACTCGTAGTACGCTTTTTATCCTGTAAGGTCAGACCCGGAGCTGGAGCGGCAAGAAGACTCGATGCTCCGCCGGAAATGAGCACAAACAATAAATCTCGTCGGGTCAAGGAATGAACAAAGGTGAGGATTTCCCTGGCAGCTTGTACGCTTCGTGTGTCAGGGACTGGATGACTGGCTTCGTGTAGACGAATCGTTTGGGTTGGGCATCCGGATCGGTCTTTGACCGAGACCAGCCCCCCATCCAAGCGAGGACCTAAGTGTTGCTCCAAGGCCAGAGCCATGGAGCCTGATGCTTTCCCAGCCCCCACACACACGACTCGATCAAATTTTTTTAGATCATATTGACGCCCTCCGACCACGAGTCTCGATCCGTTTACGGACAAGGCTTTTTTCATGGCCATGATTGGATCGGCAGCTTGCAACCCTGCAAGCAATAACTTCCTAATAATGGTGCAAGCCTTTCGGTCGTATGAATCGATATGAATTTTCATAGTTGGGTGTACACGAATTATTCGTTAGTGCTGACCACTAACCGACTCGCCCCTGTGTTTTCCCCTGCAAAGGCTGTGGTACTATTCTGCGTATGTCAGGCTTGCAGGTTTTACACCAGACGATTACGGATTGCACCCTTTGCCCTCGATTAACCACCTACCGTCGAAGGATTGCCCAAACCAAGGTCAAACGGTTTCAAGAGTGGGAATATTGGGGCCGACCGATTCCAGGGTTTGGCGATCCCAAAGCCCAACTATTTGTTCTCGGATTGGCTCCAGCCGCCCATGGCGGCAATCGTACTGGGCGCGTATTCACTGGAGACCGAAGTGGGGATTGGCTCTACGAAGCCCTTCACCAATTTGGATTTTCGACTCAAGCCGAAGCCACTCATCGAGGCGATGGCCTCAAGCTCCACAATTGCTATGTCGGGGTGGCCCTACGCTGCGCCCCACCGGATAATAAACCCACGAAAGAAGAATTCAACACATGTCGTCCCTATTTGCAGGAAGAGCTTCGACTGTTACCAAACATTACGGTTGTGGTAGCGTTGGGGAAAATTGCCTTCGATGAATATCTGAAAGCATCCCAGGCACTAGGGCATTCACTCCGCAAGCCCTTGCCAAAGTTTGGACATGGATCGGTGCATTCCACCCCCTGGGGAGTGACACTCCTGGGATCCTATCATCCAAGTCAACAAAATACCTTCACGGGGCGACTGACTCGCCCGATGTTTCACGGGGTATTTCATCATGCAAAGAAGTTGATCGACCCATAATCGTACTCACCGATTTGACTGCGCTGAAGGCCAGGGTTAGAATTTTTCAACAAGGTCGCCAGGATTCGACGTTGCAAACTGAAACCATTCCTGTTTAAAGGGGGCCAAAATGTCCATCCCTCACATCGTTTTTCTGAGTGCCATTCTCTTTTTGGCAGGATGCGGAGGCAACCCCTACCTGGACGCCTCATTAAATCCCGCAGAGCTTCAAGGGAAACCGCAATCTTGGTTTGAAGAAAATTGGGGGAAACCTAGCGCCAAAGCTCAACGATTTTTTGGAGGAGAAACCTGGACATATTTCCGGATAGCCGGTGGGAAAAAGACGTTTCCGTATTTCAATTTTGAACCTAACGAATGCCAAATCAGTTTAGATTTTGACAAAGAAGGCAGACTGGAAGATTCGTCCTATTCTGGGTGCTAATTAGCTGCCAACACCTCATTGTCAGTTGCCCTCCATTTCTCGCTCATGAATTCCCCGAACTCAAACGTATGCGTTTATCCCACCCTTCAAGCCCTCACGACGGCCGCAGCAGAGCATGTGATTCATCAGGCCTCCCTCGCCATAAACCTTCGAAAAAAGTTTACAATTGCGCTGGCTGGAGGTTCGACTCCTAAGAATCTCTATGCATTGCTAGCAAGCCCTGAGTATCGAACCCGCCTCGATTGGGAAAAGGTAGAATTTTTCTGGGGTGACGAACGACATGTCCCACCCGACCATGCCGACAGTAATTATCGAATGGCTCATGAAGCCATACTAGGACCTCTCCAAATTCCCGAAACCCATATACATCGAATACAGGGCGAACTAGCAGATGCCCAGGAAGCTGCGAATCGGTATGAGTCATTGCTTCGGAATCGACTGGCGTCGACTGATTCTGCTATTCCCCAGCTTGACTTGGTTTTGTTAGGGATGGGACCAGATGGGCATACCGCCTCCCTATTTCCTGGAACGGATGCGGTTCATGAATCAACCCGGTTAGTCGTGGCCCCTTGGGTAGAAAAATTTCAGACGTTTCGGATTACGATGACTCCTGCGTTGATTAACCACGCTTATCAGGTCACCTTTCTCATTTCCGGAGGGGAAAAAGCCCAAGTGCTTCGAGAGGTCAAAGAAGGGCCGTATCAACCAGATGCGCTACCTTCCCAGGTAATAAAACCTCTATCCGGGCATTTAACTTGGCTCCTTGACCAGGAGGCCGCAAGCAACCTCTCAACACAACAATCTGACTGAAATTCCCCCAAAATTGATCGATTGCCCTATGTGTCCCCACGTGCGATGTAACACTTCTAAAAAACTTTAGACTACATCATCGCCTGGAATTTCCACCGATGTTTCTAGAGTTTCGTGAATTGCGTTACAGACAATACTCTTCATTTCCAGTATCTTGCAGGGTCACAAAGCGTTAGAATTGACGAGGCAATGCCCCTTTGTTTATACCCAAACGATACGGCAGTTCTTTTTTTGAATAGGAGTCAATATGGAATCCGAAGTGATTACTAAAGCTGTCAGTGAACGATATGCCCATGCGGTGACCAATGGAGAAGAAATGTGCTGTCCTACTGGCTATGACCACGAAGACTTGCGTTCCTTTATTCCCGAACCCGTCCTCAAGGTTTCCTATGGCTGTGGCACGCCAGTAGGACTTTCCACGGTACAACCCGGGGAAACGGTTTTGGATATTGGTTCCGGAGGAGGGATCGATTGTTTCGAGGCTTCTCGACGCGTCGGGCCAACCGGACGAGTCATCGGCATTGACATGACAGATGAAATGCTTGCCCTGGCCCGCACCCATGCGCCCACCGTTGCGAAAAATCTTGGCTATGCTGAATCGAATGTGGATTTCCGAAAAGGGCAAGCCGAAGCCATGCCCGTTAAAAATGAAGACGTTGATCTGATTGTTTCGAATTGCGTGATCAACCTATCTCCAGACAAGCCTAAAGTGTTTCAGGAAATGTTCCGTATTCTCCGACCGGGAGGGCGGTTTTCCATTTCGGATATCGTTTCCGATCACTCCATTCCCAACTATATGATTCACGATAAAGAAAAATGGGGAGACTGTCTTTCTGGTGCCCTTCCACTCCATGAATATTGGGGAGGGCTCCGTGCGGCAGGATTTTTAGGTATTCATCAGGTAAATCTCATTCCATGGCGGGTCATTGACGGAATTCATTTTCTCTCGATCACCTTGACAGGCTACAAACTCACTACCCCGACAACCACAGCTTCAAAATTTGCGACACTCAAAGGCCCATTTAGCCAAATCACGGATGAGCTCGGACAAACCTTTACGCGAGGCATACCTGAATCTATCAATCCTCAAACCGCGACACTTCTTCAAACCCCGCTCTATGAGAATTTGTTCGTATTCTCCGAAACACCTGAAAAACTCACAGAGTCCGATCCACGATGGTCAAGTATTCTGCCAGAGGACAGCGACTGTATGTGGGCCGGAGACTTTGCGATGCTGACCGGCCCATGTCTCGAAGCGCGCGATGATGATGGCCATACCTTCCACTGCGGAGTTCCTTTAGAAATTTGTTCAAAGACCCATCGGGTCTTACAGCATGGAGCCTACCAACCATACTTTGGAGTGATTAATCGCGCTATGCAGCCAAGCTCGCATGAAGCCATTATTTGCGAACCAACTGGCGGGTGTTGTTAGTCAGACCTAGAAACAGGACTAAATATATTCGATGAAGAATATCCCCCTGGTTGCCCCAACTTCCCCTGCTGATTTGGAAACAAAGGGAACTTCCTTCCCGCAAACGTTGTCTGATCATGGACTTTCCCCGTTAATCGCCAAGGATATAAGGTCCCTACAGATCAATATCGGAAAGCTGTGCAACCAGACATGCTCTCATTGTCATGTGGATGCGGGACCGACACGGACGGAAAACATGACGCTCGACACCATCAAAGCCATCCTTTCCGTCGTCAAAAAACATCCGAGCATTGCCACCATTGATATCACTGGCGGGGCTCCTGAGATGAATCCCCATTTTGAATTTTTGGTGGAAGAATGCCGCGCTTTAGAACGAAAAGTCATTGACCGCTGCAATCTCACGGTATTTTTCGTGAAAGGCAAATCCCAATTACCAATGTTTCTCGCGAAACACCAGGTAGAAGTTGTGGCCTCACTGCCCTGTTATTCACAAGACAATGTGGATCAACAACGCGGGAAGGGAGTGTTTGATCGAAGTATTGCCGCATTACAACAACTCAATCAATTGGGATATGGCAAGGAAGGGACAGGATTGATTTTGAATTTGGTCTACAATCCTTTAGGATCAAATCTTCCGCCTCAACAGCATAAACTCGAACTCGATTATAAGCATGAGCTCCGGACTCAGTTCGGTATCGAGTTTAACCAGTTATTAACAATCACCAATATGCCAATCAGCCGTTTTCTGGATGACCTGAGACGCACAGGCCAGATGGATGCCTACATGGATCTCCTCATCAACAACTTCAATGCCGATTCTGCCGATAGAGTGATGTGCCGGACATTATTAAGTGTGGGTTGGGACGGGAGGCTGTATGATTGCGATTTCCATCAGATGCTCGATATCCCCTTAGCGGATGGATTGCCTCAGACGATTCAGGAATTTCAATTTCAACCCCTTGGAAATCGTCCCATTGTCATGGCCCAGCATTGCTTCGGTTGCACCGCTGGGGCCGGCTCTTCTTGTGGCGGGTCACTTCTCTAACAATCAATTCGCACCGCTGTCCAAAACGCCTAGCAATTGCCCTACATAGCGACTTATCCCTTCCCGGACATGTAACTTTTAAATTTCCCGGCACAGTCGTCGCTGCAAAAATAATATTGTTGTCCCCCAACTTTTTCGCCGATGGCGTCACCAGCCGGAATATAAGATTTACACACTGGGTCCTGCACCATCACATCTTTGGCAGGCAACGCCGGATCAGGTTTCTTTTTTCCAAAAAATTCTCGCAGAGAAGTTCGAACCATGAAAAAAAGTATAATGAGTAGTACCAGAATAATGATGATCCGCCACATAAGAAACCCTTTCACCCCAATAAAACGGTTCGAAAACCAGGAGAAAAACTCCTTAAGGACTTATGACTCTTGTGTCCCGATGTCTATGGGGCACAAATACTTCTACCAGTATACTGATTTGTCATATGGAGGGCCAACGAAAATCTGTATAGGCAAGGGAGAAAAGGGTTTATCCATACACACGGCCCATCCTAAGCAAATGCTTAACCCTTTCAATCGGCCTTGATTGCTCTAGCATTTTCAAACTTGTTAGGATCATTATCCTTTTCAATCCTAAATGAATGAATTTCTCGTAATTTTCATATCATGAATATTCCCGTGTTTTCCCGACTCATTTTGATCGTTGGTAGCTTGGCACTTCTTACGAGCTGTGCCACAGCCCAGCCTCGAATCATTGACCTTACCTACTCTTTTGACGAACAGACGGTGTATTGGCCTAAGAACCAACATTTTCATCGACAAGATACAGCCAGAGGCATGACCCCAAAAGGCTATTGGTATGCCTCAGGAACATTCTCTGCTTCAGAGCATGGAGGGACCCATCTCGACGCGCCCGTACATTTCGCGTTGGATGGACAGAGTATCGATCAAATTCCCGTGGAAAGCCTTGTGGGCCCTGCCGTTGTTCTCGATATTCGAGAGGGGTGTCGGCTTAATACTGACTACGAACTCACCGTTCAAGACATCCATCTTTGGGAAACACAATTTGGTCTCATAGAACCCAATGACTTGGTTTTGATTCGCACGGGATGGGGCAAACATTGGCCAGATCCCCAACACTATCTCGGCAGTGCCACACCCGACAACCCTACGACTTTACATTTTCCTGGAGTGTCAGCCGAAGCTATGGCCTTCCTGGTCCACGATCGTCAGATTCGGGGGCTAGGCATTGATACGGCGAGTATCGATCCGGGCCAATCAAGAGATTTTCAGGCACATCAAATTTTAAGTGCCGCCAATCGGTATGCACTAGAGAATGTGGCATACCTCGATCAACTTCCCACTCGAGGCGCCACGGTCTATGCTTTACCGATCAAGATTAAAAACGGGACTGGCGGCCCTGTTCGACTGATTGCTGTAATCCCAAAATGATCTGAAAGGATCGATCAACCAATCTACTTTCGAGAAGGAATAGGGAATGATCAATATTTCTCTGATGGGACAATTAGAAACGGCCGATGGTGAGCGAAGCCTGGCCTGTGAAATTGAAGACGCCATGCCAGTCAAACTCCTGCTACAAAAACAGGGACGTAAGCTTCGTCAAGTCACTCGGTTGTTACGGGAAAAAAAGGTCATGGTCACAGTGAATCGACGCGTGGCCAGCGAAGATACTCAGGTGTACGATGGAGACGAGATCAGTCTAGTGGCCCATGACGGGATGAGCACGAAAGGTTTGGGGCCGTCGTTTTATGAATGACCTCCTCATGATCCATTCTCACTCATGGAGTGGGTTGGTATGGTAATCGTCCAAACAAACAAAAAGGGACAGCTACTTTCTAGCTGTCCCTTTTCAGTTTTTTAAAATGAAGCCAGATCCGTCTCGGTAAAATCGCCTCTTCAATCACCTAGAAAAAATCAAAGATAAATGAGAACCGATACAGTACTTACTTCTTGCCGAGAATAGAATCCTTCGCTGCCTTGGCTACTCGGAATTTGACCACTTTCTTAGCAGGAATCTTAATCGGTTCCCCAGTTTGGGGATTCCGACCAGTTCGAGCCTTGCGGTGAGACAAGACAAGCTTTCCAATCCCTGGAAGGGTGAAGGCATTTTTGGCCTCCTTGTAAGCCAGTGCCGCCAAATTGTCTAGTATCTCTGTTGCAGTCTTCTTCGTCACACCAGATTTACCAGCAAGGTGATCAGCGATCTGGGACTTTGTCATGGCTTTTCCCATACAGACCTCCTCTTCATGAGTGTAAAATGTAGGTAGCGCTCAACAACAATATTACGAACTAACAGTGGCCAATCCACTGTTCTATGAACAAAAACACCGATTGTTCCGAATGAATATGATAACTAGATGGGACGGGGCGAGATACTACCGTAAGGATTCTACCCTGTCAACCACAAAACACGCATGGATGCAAGAAAATATTCGGTTCCACCTCTCCCGAAAAAAGTTTTCGATGGTTGCTGCCTAGAACCATGGCAAGGTAGAGTAAGGTCTCAACTTTATCCGTAATCCTTCAGAACAGATAGAGGTCCAGCATGGCTAAAGAAATTCCTGTATTTTCCTCGACCAAGACGGAAGAACCCAAAGAGGAAGTCATCTATTGCCGCGTATTTTGCCAACGAGAAGATCCTTCTCCCTTGCGCTTATTACTCGACTTTCTAAAATCCAAAAGCCAAGTCCCCCTTGTCCCCAAAATGGATCCCGAAGCGCTGGATGACTGGAGTTGGGCACAAGTTTCCTTGGGGTATCACCGTGAACGAAAACCCATCCAATTATTTTGCGTTCGTGACCGAGGGACCTATAAAGATGTCTTTGAACAAGAACAGGCCGGATTCAGTGGACAACTCTCGGCCTTTGGCGACCAAGAGGCTGAAATTGCCAGAGAATTCGTGGTGCGATCCAAATTTATCCTCACCTCCCGACTCATCAAGGATGACATCACCGATGAAGGCTACGATTTTAACGGTTGGATTTTAGAGTTTTTCCAGGATAACTGTAATGGGATTGTGCAAATCGATGGGCAGGGCTTTTTTTCGCCAAAAGGCGAACTTATTGTTGATATGCAAAATGATCCGGTCGAGGATTTTTCAACCCCGCAAATCAAACCCTCCTAAGACTATGTATCTAGGGTACCTCTACTAGGAAGGTACGAGACTGTCACACACCGTGGTTCCAAAAGTCCGTTGAGGAATTTCGGAAATCGCCCCTCGATATCCAACCCCATCTTTGACGACCTCGACCAAGGCATTTTGGTCGAAGAGAGCCGGCTTATTGATTACATCATGGCAACAAAACAAGAGGTCTGCACGCTTGCCTGGTACGATACTTCCCGTGTCCTCTTGGCCAATGCGTTCAGCGGCCAGCCCCGTTCCTGCATACCACGCCGATAAGGAAGAAAGTCCGTCCTCCATTAACGAGACAATTTCCATATAGTTCCGCCCATGCATGTTTGGCAAAATGGGATCGGTACCGGTCAACATTTTTAACCCACTAACATGTGCAATGCGAACCGCTTCCGCATGAACGGCAGCCACCTGTTGCACCTTCTCCATGACAAAGGGACTCATGCCCTCGGCGCCCGATAACGACCGGCTAATCCAAGATGTCGGAGTGACCGTACATCCTTTGGCAAAGGCACGCTCGGCCAGATCCTGATCCATGAAGGAAATATGTTGGATATCTTGAACTCCACAGTCGATGGCCAACCGGATCCCGCTTTTGCTATGGGCATGAGCGGCCACCATGAGACCTCGCCCCGCCGCTTCATCACAGATGGCCTCCACTTCCGCTTGAGTAAAATCACGATGCTCTAAATGGTCCGAAGGCGAAATCACACCCGGGCTCGTGCAAATCTTGACCAAATCACCTCCACAGGCCGCGATCTCCCTGACGCGCTTTCGACAGTCCCAAGGCCCATCCACAATGTTAGAAGGCTGACCAGGACCAGGGGGCCATAACCGCGACACAGCGGCATGACATCGATCCGTCCCACGAAAATCCGCATGCCCACCCGTGGTAGACAGCATACAGATAGCAATTTTCATCCGTGGGCCAATGATCATGCCTTCATCCACCATGCGCTTAACAAAATGCGTCGCTCCGCCGACATCCCGAACCGTTGTAACTCCACCATTTACGAGCGTGGTAAATAAAATTTTCTCCGTATACAACAAACCTGCCTGCGTATTCATCGTATCCATATCTTCGTGACGAATCCCCACCACTGTCACATGGCTATGACAATCAATAAGTCCTGGGGTCACGATGTACGAAGAACAATCCACTCGGCGAATGTCAGACCCATTGGGGCCCTGAGAATCATGCGGCTTGAGTGCATGTACTTTTCCCTCATCCATCCACAGATCCACCCCCTCATGAATAGCCTGGGTGGAGGCAGAAGTCCCGTCATACAATTTTTGGATATTCGAAAAAATAATCATGATCTATTTCCGGTTGCCGATAGAATACGCTCGCTAAAGTTTCTCTAGCGTATTCCAGAGAATTTCTCAATAGGACCACGAGGGTTCGCGCTTGAATTCTTAACCTTCCTAGGGCCTATTCTGCCACAGAACGAGAATGCTTCCCTGTCGACTTGGCAGAATTTACCCAACCATGATAGGTTAGCTCCTCTCTTTTTGTGATATTCTTTGAACTCGCATTGGTTCTCTAGCCTGGTAGCCATAACTCAATTCTGCGAAGGTCCCTTGCATTCCCTGCAGCTCCAACATGATCAACCTCACCATGTAATTCAAAATCGACGTTGTGGCACATCAAACAGGGTGAATGGACACTGTCAATGCCCAATTCTTATCACCATATCATGAGTATCTATTTATGAGTCCTCAATCGGAACACCGTTGGTTCTTTGAACCAGAAACTTTCCCTGTCAGGCACATTGGCTCCACCGACGCAGAAGTCCAAGAAATGTTGGAGGTGTTGGGTTTGCCCTCCCTTGATGCGTTAGTACAGGCAACCATTCCCCAGGACATTCGTTTGCAGAATCCTTTAAATCTGCCCTCGCAACGGACCGAACAGGATGTGTTGGGCGAAATGAAAACCATGGCCCAACAAAACACCGTATATCGCTCGTTTATTGGGATGGGATATTACGATTGCGTCACTCCGCCAGTCATTCTTCGAAATATTTTGGAGAACCCCGCTTGGTACACCCAATACACTCCCTATCAAGCAGAGTTGGCCCAGGGCCGCTTAGAAGCTCTCCTGAATTTTCAGACCATGGTCACGGATCTCACGGGGCTCCCACTAGCCAACGCTTCACTATTGGATGAAGGGACAGCCGCAGCCGAAGCCATGGCCATGTGTTTCGCGATCGGGAAATCCTCACGGCCCGCATTCTTTGCCTCGAAAGGATGCCACCCACAAACATTGGCGGTCGTACAAACCCGGGCGGAATCACTTGGGATTACGCTGGACATTGGGATGGTCGATAATATTGATTGGGAACAACATGCATACTGTGGCCTTCTTCTCCAGTACCCCACGACGGATGGCTTTCTTCGCAACTATCAGGATTTAGCCCAACGCGCCCATGAAGCTGGGACTCATGTTGTGGTTGCGACAGATTTGTTAGCCCTCACCCTGCTCAAACCACCAGGCGAATTCGGCGCTGACATTGCCATTGGATCGAGTCAACGATTTGGCGTCCCGCTTGGTTTTGGCGGTCCACACGCGGCCTTCCTTTCGACCAAGGAGGAGTTCGCCAGGCAAATGCCAGGACGCATTGTGGGAGCATCCAAAGATGCCAAGGGCAAGACAGCCTATCGCCTCGCCCTTCAGACACGGGAACAACACATTCGTCGGGATCGTGCCACGAGTAACATTTGCACAGCACAAGTTCTGCTCGCCAATATCGCCGGTCTCTATGCGGTCTATCATGGCCCCAATGGACTCAAGCGAATGGCTGAACGGGTCCACGGAATGACGCAGGTGTTAGTCGAAGGATTGACCCGATTGGGGTGTCAGGTCACAGATGAAATGTTTTTCGATACCATTCGCGTCTCTTCTGTTTCGTTAAAGCCTGAGAATATCCTCAAGCAAGCGACACATCATGGTCTTAACCTTCGTTCTTTTGAGGATGGATCGTTCGGCATCTCCTTGGACGAAGCCACAACTCTGGACGACCTTGAAACCCTGTTTAAAACCTTCTCGAAAGATGGGCGAATTTGGTTTAGCCCCAAAGAACTGGCTGAAGCCTTGACCGTCTCCATTCCTGCGCCATTTGCTCGAACCACCCCTTTTCTGACGCATGAAGTGTTTAATCGTTATCACTCGGAACACGAGTTGTTGCGTTACATGCACCGGCTCCAATCTCGCGATCTTTCCTTAGTGCATTCGATGATTCCTCTGGGATCATGCACCATGAAACTCAATGCCACCTCGGAAATGATCCCAGTGACGTGGCCGGAATTTAGCCGGATCCATCCATTTGCGCCCCAGGACCAGACTGCCGGATATAATCAATTATTTCAGCAACTAGAATCCTGGCTCTCGGAAATTACCGGATTTTCTGGAGTCTCTTTGCAACCGAATGCAGGATCTCAGGGTGAATATGCCGGGTTGATGGTAATACGAGCGTATCAAAAACACCGGGGAGAGGCACAACGAAACATCTGCCTCATTCCGGTATCGGCCCATGGAACCAACCCAGCCAGCGCGGTAATTGCGGGCCTCAAAGTCGTGCCGGTATCGTGCGACAAACAAGGCAATATCGATGTTGCGGATCTTCAAGCCAAAGCCAGCCAGCATCGAGAACAGCTCGCCGCTCTGATGGTCACTTATCCTTCAACGCATGGGGTCTTTGAAGAATCGATTCGGGAAGTCTGCAAAATTGTCCATGAACACGGCGGACAAGTGTATATGGATGGCGCCAATATGAATGCCATGGTGGGCCTGTGCCGCCCCGGAGACATAGGCGCGGATGTCTGTCATCTGAACCTGCACAAAACTTTTTGCATTCCCCATGGAGGAGGTGGTCCAGGCATGGGCCCCATTGCGGCGGCGAGTCACTTAACTCCTTTCTTACCTGGACACCCCATTCGTAATCCCAGTGGCGACCAGGCGATCGGCGCCATATCCGCCGCGCCCTATGGAAGTCCCAGCATACTCCCAATTTCCTGGGCCTTCATTGCCTTAATGGGCGGTGATGGGCTCACCCATTCGACAAAAGTCGCTATTCTCAATGCCAACTATATGGCCAAACGCCTTGAGAAAGACTATAGGGTATTATTCCGAGGAAAAAATGGACTGTCAGCCCACGAATTTATTCTGGATCTGCGTCCCTTTAAGAAATCAGCCGATATCGAAGTCGAAGACGTGGCCAAACGATTAATGGATTTTGGCTTTCATGCGCCCACGATTTCCTGGCCGGTCGC
This window encodes:
- a CDS encoding YHS domain-containing protein, whose product is MWRIIIILVLLIILFFMVRTSLREFFGKKKPDPALPAKDVMVQDPVCKSYIPAGDAIGEKVGGQQYYFCSDDCAGKFKSYMSGKG
- a CDS encoding methyltransferase domain-containing protein yields the protein MESEVITKAVSERYAHAVTNGEEMCCPTGYDHEDLRSFIPEPVLKVSYGCGTPVGLSTVQPGETVLDIGSGGGIDCFEASRRVGPTGRVIGIDMTDEMLALARTHAPTVAKNLGYAESNVDFRKGQAEAMPVKNEDVDLIVSNCVINLSPDKPKVFQEMFRILRPGGRFSISDIVSDHSIPNYMIHDKEKWGDCLSGALPLHEYWGGLRAAGFLGIHQVNLIPWRVIDGIHFLSITLTGYKLTTPTTTASKFATLKGPFSQITDELGQTFTRGIPESINPQTATLLQTPLYENLFVFSETPEKLTESDPRWSSILPEDSDCMWAGDFAMLTGPCLEARDDDGHTFHCGVPLEICSKTHRVLQHGAYQPYFGVINRAMQPSSHEAIICEPTGGCC
- the pgl gene encoding 6-phosphogluconolactonase — protein: MNSPNSNVCVYPTLQALTTAAAEHVIHQASLAINLRKKFTIALAGGSTPKNLYALLASPEYRTRLDWEKVEFFWGDERHVPPDHADSNYRMAHEAILGPLQIPETHIHRIQGELADAQEAANRYESLLRNRLASTDSAIPQLDLVLLGMGPDGHTASLFPGTDAVHESTRLVVAPWVEKFQTFRITMTPALINHAYQVTFLISGGEKAQVLREVKEGPYQPDALPSQVIKPLSGHLTWLLDQEAASNLSTQQSD
- a CDS encoding HU family DNA-binding protein, encoding MGKAMTKSQIADHLAGKSGVTKKTATEILDNLAALAYKEAKNAFTLPGIGKLVLSHRKARTGRNPQTGEPIKIPAKKVVKFRVAKAAKDSILGKK
- a CDS encoding MoaD/ThiS family protein, whose amino-acid sequence is MINISLMGQLETADGERSLACEIEDAMPVKLLLQKQGRKLRQVTRLLREKKVMVTVNRRVASEDTQVYDGDEISLVAHDGMSTKGLGPSFYE
- the arsS gene encoding arsenosugar biosynthesis radical SAM (seleno)protein ArsS (Some members of this family are selenoproteins.), with translation MKNIPLVAPTSPADLETKGTSFPQTLSDHGLSPLIAKDIRSLQINIGKLCNQTCSHCHVDAGPTRTENMTLDTIKAILSVVKKHPSIATIDITGGAPEMNPHFEFLVEECRALERKVIDRCNLTVFFVKGKSQLPMFLAKHQVEVVASLPCYSQDNVDQQRGKGVFDRSIAALQQLNQLGYGKEGTGLILNLVYNPLGSNLPPQQHKLELDYKHELRTQFGIEFNQLLTITNMPISRFLDDLRRTGQMDAYMDLLINNFNADSADRVMCRTLLSVGWDGRLYDCDFHQMLDIPLADGLPQTIQEFQFQPLGNRPIVMAQHCFGCTAGAGSSCGGSLL
- a CDS encoding uracil-DNA glycosylase; amino-acid sequence: MSGLQVLHQTITDCTLCPRLTTYRRRIAQTKVKRFQEWEYWGRPIPGFGDPKAQLFVLGLAPAAHGGNRTGRVFTGDRSGDWLYEALHQFGFSTQAEATHRGDGLKLHNCYVGVALRCAPPDNKPTKEEFNTCRPYLQEELRLLPNITVVVALGKIAFDEYLKASQALGHSLRKPLPKFGHGSVHSTPWGVTLLGSYHPSQQNTFTGRLTRPMFHGVFHHAKKLIDP
- a CDS encoding cyclase family protein, whose protein sequence is MNIPVFSRLILIVGSLALLTSCATAQPRIIDLTYSFDEQTVYWPKNQHFHRQDTARGMTPKGYWYASGTFSASEHGGTHLDAPVHFALDGQSIDQIPVESLVGPAVVLDIREGCRLNTDYELTVQDIHLWETQFGLIEPNDLVLIRTGWGKHWPDPQHYLGSATPDNPTTLHFPGVSAEAMAFLVHDRQIRGLGIDTASIDPGQSRDFQAHQILSAANRYALENVAYLDQLPTRGATVYALPIKIKNGTGGPVRLIAVIPK
- a CDS encoding glycerate kinase, coding for MKIHIDSYDRKACTIIRKLLLAGLQAADPIMAMKKALSVNGSRLVVGGRQYDLKKFDRVVCVGAGKASGSMALALEQHLGPRLDGGLVSVKDRSGCPTQTIRLHEASHPVPDTRSVQAAREILTFVHSLTRRDLLFVLISGGASSLLAAPAPGLTLQDKKRTTSMLLRCGATIHEINVVRKHLSSIKGGQLASATSATIVSLVLSDVLGDDLATIGSGPTVPNPSTCLEAREILQHYQIWNRVSSAVRLHLEKGIKAHMADTTKRKAKKSARIHHEIIGNNRLTVEAIATQAKLEGLNPLVMTTTLEGEAREAGKMIGAIAREIHASGRPVFRPACVVWGGELTVTVRGNGKGGRAQELALSGAMQIVGLPKMYVVGFGTDGSDGPTEMAGALVDGQTVERAQKRSLNPIQALTNNDSYGFFEKVGGRIHTGATGTNVNDVYILLAL